CCAGTGGCACAGCAGTCCCTCGATGCTGAATGGGGGAAGCCTGTAAAACTGAAGTGCTCTGCTTTGTGTGGGAAGCCGGAAAATGCACTTGAGGCGAAAGCAAACCTCCTCTCATTTTCTCAAGAATCTTCACGGGTCACGGCTCGGTAGCTCTCGGGCCCATTTGTCAGTGAGCTTCTGATGCGTGCGTTCTTTCCGGTACCTAGATAATGAGGTCATACTTCGTTGACAAGTGGGGACCGTTGATTGGTCTCGTTAACTTTTGTGTGACGAATTGTGGGCCTCCATCTTGACCACCAGGTGTTTATCTTTTCCGAGCGACTGCCAGGCTGCCAGCCAGATGGTCCAATAGAGGCTGCCGCgtcgttttcttctttttttttttgcgcaaagtATCTCGTCTGAAGTTCACGAGAAACTTgatcatttttgtttttgcacaAAGCAGGAAGGAACCTGATCAAGGCAGGAAGGAAGACAAAGAAGACAAACCTGAAAAAGAGGGTCATAAAACTGTAGGGCGATGTCTCAGGAAATATCACGTGCTCACTGTATAACCTGAAGCCTGATATCCTCTTTATTCACTCTTATGCTCCATACCTGCAGCGGATCAGCAATATGCGCTTTAATCGCTAAAATGGCTAGGTTGACATTGTCAAATATTCTGTAGAATGATTTAACGGCGCAGAATAGATTGTTCAGGTCTGAAATGTTTGGGTTCATATATTTCTCGTTGAAAAGGGGTATCGAGCATTCGAGCAGCGCGGACTCAGAGACAAGTCTACGAATAGATGGGCCTTTTGATATGGGTTTTTTTTCTATCCTTGTAATTTTGCACAAATTTGAGACTATTGACTAAACAAAATAAACTTGAACTTTATCATATTGAAAACAAAGCGATGCGTCAAGAGTGACATATGGCGTAGCTCTTTGATACTGTGTTCGCTGAGTTACAATGCCTTGGGTAAAGGATGTACACTACAAAAATTGCgtcaaattgttttttttttacttcagaaaaaaaactctAGCTCTAAAATCTGGCCATGTGAAGTAGAATGGTGAAACTGGTTGATAATTTCGATGCTCGGGTCAAAAGATAGTGCATTCTGTATTTCGTtctaaaagaagaaaagaagatcacCAAACATCCTTTCGTGCGGAAAATCATGGCCACCTTATTGTCCCTGTATGGGCATCACGTGGCAAGGGAGGTGCATCCTTGAATAGAGATGGAAATAAAGGAGAGACTTTACGGGGGGGTTTTTAACAGAGGAGAAACTTTACGTTTGTTCTGCgggaaaaataaaaggagaaaaatatggaaacgGAGCGGAATGTAACGGCATAAGGCCGAAGATCATGACTTGCTCAAGGCCGGAGTATTTAACTGGGTGCATCATGGCTCCAAAATTCAGCCCAGGGTGGTCAAAATCGCAGTGCTATCGAGTTCACTCATAGAAAAAAGCCTGCTCCCTATTGAGAGATAACGTGGTTGTGTTAAGGCCGCCACGGCCCACAGGCCACGCGGATTGGGCTGCTTCCATGGAGTCATGCCAACTCGGGTTGGGCGGTTATCCGTTCtttcgtttttttcttttgttgagaGAAAGTCCTTGTTGCAGGCGACTGCCAATAATTTGTTGCTGCGCAATCAAACATTTCACTaactctcaaaaaaaatattcaaacatTTCACTGTTGAGCTGTTTACACTTTTGAATTCACCAGGAGTTGTAACTACTGATAACCCAATCATCCAGAAATAGGGTGGAGTACATGATCCACCCTATTTGTGAAGTAGTCCGAGGTAGTTATTTGTTTCGCAAAGTGAAAATTAAGAGCTAAAGACAATAGCCGCGAGCTGTGCTGGTAAAGGGTTTTGTTTGCTAATACTGTGCTTTGCTTGGTGCTGAAGGGTGTGCCTTCTCGTGCTCACTTGGGGCGAGAGCTGCTTCACCGTTGTTTAACCGACGCTACAACTCATACTACCAGATGTGACGGAGAAAAAGTTtcccttgtttcatgcatgcatcggaCAGAAAGGTTTCATCCCCTTCCATGCAAGAATGGAGTATCATATACAGTAGAATAATGCAATTTGCTACTTATTTGCTTTTGTACGGCGCAATTTATGACTTCTTTTTGTTCACGGTTTGGGGGATGCTAGCATCCTCAAAGACAAAAATGTTGACCGGTAATTAGCGGCACCACTGGAAACTCTTGTCGGCGAATTCAACCTACTGGTCAGCTGACTAGTGACTGTATTAGGTAAATTTTCCTGTACCTAATACTCCACCACCCTCAATATGAAGTATGGGAAGGGCGTATCTGACTTTTCATTTTAGCGCTAGTGAAAAGTTAAAAAATAAAGTTGGgctcctccccccccccccaactcCCCACCATATCCTTCCTAAACGCATAACAACGTCGCCGCCTCATCACAGAGCGCCGTCACCCTCCACCCTCTCTCTCCGTGCCGGCGCCCTCGACCTagcccgcgtcgccgccgccttcctctaGCGCGCCACCGCCGTACTCTCCCTCATCTAGCGTACCaccgcctccctccccccaGCCTGCGCCGCCGACTTCGACGCCCAGTGCGCCGACACATTCCTCCCTGCTAACAACacgccatcgccgtcgccgtcctcaTCTTTCCAGGCCACCGCAATCCTCTCTCCAGGCATCCGCATCGACGGGGAACGAGGGAGAAGGTCcgggattttatttttcttcgaCTGTAGTTGGATTACGATTTTGCCCCTGTTTCCGGATACTCCATCCTGATACTCCACACATCTAAACTGGAGCATTAAGGAGTAGTATCATCTAATTTGAGCCGGTGGATCTAAAAAATAGACGGTTCAAATTAATTCTAGAGTATTTTAGAAGAGCTCCATTATTGTGAGTGAAATGTATGTACGGTTTGGTtattggcaccagcagcactCCCTTTCACATAGGAATAGTCGGGCATCATGAAAACGCATAACGTAATCACGAGAAGATGTGTCATGTGTGCACGGGACTTCAATAGTTTTTCTGGAAATTTTGTGATTTCAAATTacaagcaagcatgcataACCCATGCCATTACATACTCCATAAAACAAACTTCCGGGATCTCTTATATAAAAAACTTCCGGATCTTCTCATGTTCTCTCCTTGCCATGACAGGCACCCAAACCCAACAACTCTCACTGCCTTCAATCTTGGCAGtgatgagagtggaaaaaccacCGAGAGAGTGAGAAAAATTACAAGCGAGAGGCAACCAGCCGAAAGTGATCGCTGGCCGGCCCTCCTCACCTAAAAGCTAAAACTCAACGATCGAACGGCCATAAGCGCCCAGCACATGGCATACGGCCACGCGACGCCGTTCGATCATCCTTGCGTGCACACGGTACACCGTGCACAGTACCAGATCCTACTGCATCCCCCGTATATGTACAACTCGATCGGAAGCAAACTAGAAACGGTAGCAGATGCCGTTTCCCCTCTCCATGAATCGAGTCATGCTGAGTGAGCTAATTCTTCCGGGATGATCTGGAGATGCGGCCGCCACACCGTCGCGCGGACGCTCCGGCCGCGCTTGACGCACCGGGCCTTGCCTTCCGACAGCACCTCCGCGAGGTAGCTGtctccggcggcgccgtctTTCTGCGCCACCTTATTATTAGCGCTAGCGCTCGGCACGCTCGTCGGCTTCAACGACGACGGCCCCTTCTTGGACTGTGGCTGCTGCGAcggcttcctcttcttcttcttctccggcaccGACGACGCCGGCACGAGGAAATAGAAGCAGCCGCGCTCGAGCTCCGAGCCgggggcgacgacgacgaggatccgccgcgcgccgccctgGGGGCACGGCCGGCTGACGACGTGGCTGGGGTGCGCCGCCATCACGTCGCCGGCGGTGAGCGGGCGGGAGTACTCCTCGATGTGGCCGTTGAGGTGGACGATGCGGATCACGTCGAAGGAGCCGCAGGGGAGGACGCAGGCCAGGCAGCACCGCAGGCTGTTGCCCATGCTCTCCTACTAACCGTTGCTTAATTAGCAATGGAAAAACTCTCCCTGCTTTCTGGACGCCTGGAATTGTTGCTTGCCTCTTAGTTTGGCTCTTGGGGACGTTCTTGTAGCACTCGGCTTTATATAGGGGAGGGGACTTCCACTTGTTGGAGTACTGATTACTGAAACAAGTGGAATACTTGTAAAAAAACAAGTGAATAAATTAAAGCTAGTgcaaacgaaaaaaaaattaagtggcAAAAGCTTTGCCGTTATAGTAATAAAGCAGGAATTATGTACATTGGTGGAGGGGATGACATAGAGACTTTGCCCCAGTGCCGATCTAGGCAGTAATCTCATCTTTGATGTGGGAAATGACCACGTTCCGGGGTGACGAGACATTTCGAAAAAGACAGGAGTTGCGCTCCTTCCAGATCCCCTAGGCAACAAAAATGGCGAGAGAACGGGCACCTTTAGAAGTCCTACCCGAAGACTACGTACAACATGGAGTCTCAAAGGACAAATAACGAGCAATTGCCTGAAGAGGAGGCAGCCGGGGGGGCATCTAGCATCATTCCAGAACGCGCCTACAGAAGCGGCACTAAAAATGTAGGTGGGCCACTGGCTCGGGGTTGCGAACTGACTGCACATCTTGCAAAACCGGACCATGGGGCTACCCCCTAGcctcccacctgtcagcggtcCAAAGCCGGTTTTGCAAAGCCAACCAGGGGAGGAGCTTAGTTTTGTAGAACATAAACTAGAAAATTATTTTGAGATACACGCACAAATGTCACAAaagaacacaaagaaaatacaaaaacaaTGAATTATAATTTGGGTTAAAAATGCTACTCCGTAGTGAAGTCCCGCTTAAGTTTGACTACGAGCTATAATTTCTGACTAAATTTTTATTGTGAAAACTGAGATGGATGAGAGATAAGAAAATTTGATTAGGAAACCAAAAATACGACCAACAGAGATAATCGAAAATGTAGTTATAACAGTTTGCTATAACAGTTAGAATAGCACACATGCTCTTAAGGTTTTTTCAGGATCAAAATATTACTTTATTAACATTAAGCtaatcatgatatatatcttcacgGTATACTTACTTGATATTGTATATAATACTAGCTTAAATACCCATGCGTTGCTATGGATAAAAAAATTAGACTACTCGCTAAATTAGATTAAAATAACTATTACATGTTAGGGGCACTGCCCATCTTATTCCAATTTTGATGACAAAAATTATCCACACATGTCAATCTTTTGCAAGAggtttagttttttcttttttttcccattcgACCAAAATATGATCGGTTCCGCAATCACTGATAATGGAACAAATAGGTTTAATTGTTTGCATTAGAAAGAGAGGACAGTTGTTTTTTTGACAATAGAAAAAAATGATGAGGTTATTTCTTCACAACAAAAGTCGGTGacggaccgccgccaccaattggctcttttataagagtaaagattacatttttctataactagctaaatgtccgCGCTTTGCTACGAGATTAAGAATCGGCGGCTGTggttcatatttttttaaaaaattctgataaataataaatatctcaatatattatttttgaaaaacaattATCTTGAAAGTCATCAAACCAATCAAGAatagtcaaaagatcatgatacATATAAAATAAGTGGCAATTAGATGAGTCTGTAACCATTAAGGGATAGTATTGTTGAGTGAACTCGCGACCACCgactcagatctttataagtgtaaagacCGTGGTCCAGCCTAAAAAAGTTAAAAACTttcatcaaaataaaaaaagtaaaaaattaaggtactcactccgatccatattaattgtctcatatttattcaaatatggatgtatctatgtctaaaaggcatctagatactccctccgtcccataatatgaggcacgcgCGCATTCCTAGATCGTCAATTTacctaactaaatataaattaaatagttaaaaaattatatcattagaaagttctttTGATAACAAATCTAATGGTGtactttttgttaaaaaatatacatatttaattaattaaattgaaaACATAGGTATGCGTGCATGCCTCatattatgagacggagggagtacatgtaatatttcgacaattaataaggatcggagggagtagaacatTTTATAGTTCACAACCGATCGAGGGAGTATATGGCAATGTGCTTGGCCGGCAGGTTTTCCAATTTGAAGGCATTTTCGTACTTGTCAGTAAATTACGAGTTTGTTTTATATCACTTGCTACCTATTGAGCGATCGTAGAGAAGTGGCATGTCGCATAGAATTCCGACATGATTAACGAGTAAGTGATGGAAATGTACGTTCATTTAGTCCGTACAAAAGGAGCGCTCTTGCGCCCATGGCCATGGGTTGGGGTATGTGCGTGTACATAGAGATCTCATAATCCGTGTGAAAAGGAGAGCTCAGTAGCTTCGAACCCCAACCTTATCATCCGATTAATTTTTCTGGGCCGGGGAGTTCTTCTTTGTTACTCGCTTTAACTTGAACTCTACTCTCTCCACTCATAAAAAAGAACGAATTCTAGCTACTCTCTCAAGGCATTCTTTGAACTTGGTATGATCGAAGCTACAAAGACTGCAACCTTCTTATAAATTTTATCGCGGTACACACAAGTGGCACAAGATTGTGGGGTTCACATTGCTTGATATTCGTTTATTTCGTCGTATAATATTTGCATCTCCCAATACACTTTCTTTAGGAAGCTGTTTTAAGTTTTCGATGAGTTCTCTGATACTCTGTGCACGCAGTGAACATGAACAAGGAAAGGCTTTTGGAGACTAAGACCTGGAGATCGATATCGTCTAGACGAGAGTGTTGACTGAATGTTCATGCACATCTCCTTCTACAAGCATTCACATTGTTTTCTCCGTTCAATGTCCTTGGTGTATTACACATAACTATGATGAATTGATACATTTGTACTATTCAAACATATTTGAAATCACGACCCTAGTATGTTTATGTAATTAAGATAACTTgctaaatttgtaaaatcattgGCTCGAAGTGAGTATATATTCCGTTGGTAATATGTTCTGTTTAAAAgtaatactcactccgtccaacaaaaaatgtctcaagtttgtcaaaatttggatgtatctagacatgacttagtgtatagatgcattcaaatttggtcaaagttgagacatcctttgttggacggagggagtagtaaacatACCTTAATCGTTAGTATATCTTATAATTGTAAATATCTACCTACACTGCATCTATATGTACCCAAATGGATCTGCCCCTTGCTATTGTATATTTGCTTTAGAGAATAGTATATTTTTGGTCACTCGACTGGCACAAAGATTAGAAATGACCACTCAACTCGAAATTGTATACATTTGGTCCCTCGGTAGGCAAAAACCATACACTTTTGGTATCTCTCCAGGATTTTGACGGTTTTGAATCAACATGGAGCGGTTTTTCCCTGAATTTTCCATGTCGCATAACTCTATGGTGTTAAGTTTTTCCGAGAAATGGTCCATAAACTCAAAACTGTATACATTTGGTCCCTCAACTATAGTTCATGGCATCTGACATGGAAAATCTTTAAGAAAATCTGCGCTACGTGGAGTCAAAACCAGTCAAAAGCTTCGATAACCAATAGAGTGACTAAAAGTATCTAGTTTTTGCTGATTAAGAGGACAAATGTATACCATTTTGAGTTAAGGGACCATTTTTTAACTTTGGTACCAATTGAGAGACCAAAAATATAATTGAGAAACCAAATTTTATCCCCCCTTGTTTTGCAGGTGTGCTGTTCAGGACCTTTTTTCTTACAGTAGTGTTGTTCAGGACTTACGGACTTACATATCAATCAAGTAAATGTACCCTCCAAATGTCAGCTTAGCACAAGGTAAAGTTCGCTCAAGGTACACACGCACGAGCGCGCACAAACACGGTGAAGCTAATTAAGCAACCTAAAATAATGTCAATAGAAAAGCAACCTAAAAGAAAAGCGAAACCACAGCACAGGCAACAAGCAGATTTAACCACAACAAACTGATCCCACATGCGAACATGCCCCTAACCGCCGGCGCATTActgggggggagggggggcggggggcggACGTACGGATCCTAAACGTAGGATCTCTATCAGGCGGCTCACAAGCCCGGAGACAAGCTGGTGACAAACCCTCCATCCTTTGGGGCTTTCTTTTGTCCCCGTGTATGGGACACAGCAACGCGGAGCTCCATAATTGCGATTAGAAAACCTAATCCCCGTGTGGAAGTTGCGTGCGCTTTGCCACTGT
This is a stretch of genomic DNA from Brachypodium distachyon strain Bd21 chromosome 1, Brachypodium_distachyon_v3.0, whole genome shotgun sequence. It encodes these proteins:
- the LOC100835910 gene encoding uncharacterized protein LOC100835910; the protein is MGNSLRCCLACVLPCGSFDVIRIVHLNGHIEEYSRPLTAGDVMAAHPSHVVSRPCPQGGARRILVVVAPGSELERGCFYFLVPASSVPEKKKKRKPSQQPQSKKGPSSLKPTSVPSASANNKVAQKDGAAGDSYLAEVLSEGKARCVKRGRSVRATVWRPHLQIIPEELAHSA